A stretch of Natator depressus isolate rNatDep1 chromosome 2, rNatDep2.hap1, whole genome shotgun sequence DNA encodes these proteins:
- the TBRG4 gene encoding FAST kinase domain-containing protein 4 encodes MAARLVQRCCRRLFGGSIFAPLATPTSLLAPASKTVVARALPQAALASLHTSSLSRQTDKLSVKEQVYSRHPEHREIDELIESASSPEDLLNVGEHHSLNGNQASAVVIQLSRLVVDKKLETESILQDSRFQQVLNILNSQLSRVWNSSLLPLLKSLYLLGLERNKRELRSVKQEVRWRLRRLNFRQIASLAEYIAASEHTEDQSELLSDVVKHLELRWTEIGDTRAVVALMKKVGHHSQTLMDRLEDKALELAEQFTAEDIRKVALALALQNRRSVPLLRAISYHLVQKHFTLSTSVLVDLAFAYGKLNFHQTQVFQKMASDLHARVPEMAHGDVGRCIKSFAYLKWLNLPLFEAFAQYTLDNADRFTMLQLCNVILSFARLNFQPSRSENYFNMVHEKLGDQLDSLDPHLLTDLVWSLCVLQQAKTPYLQRVLAPQLYSQLLADQTPRGQNYRLKLMHINAAARLECPGYQGPFLPPEALSATEPTRDTNASPLQSSLQEVLNRVAKDEVNRRFNVHTIYGWQLDAEMMLNSDNQPLPIKDFAAPYLLQSEGTKPPPRGTRRIAFLRWEFPNFSSRSKDLLGRFAMARRHLQAAGFLIVDVPYYEFLELKSEWQKEAYLKDKMNKAVGAEMAK; translated from the exons ATGGCAGCCAGACTGGTGCAACGCTGTTGTCGTCGGCTCTTTGGTGGCTCCATCTTCGCACCCCTCGCGACCCCAACTTCACTGTTAGCACCAGCATCCAAGACAGTGGTAGCAAGAGCTCTACCTCAGGCAGCTCTTGCTTCATTACACACTTCAAGCCTCTCCAGGCAAACAGACAAACTCTCAGTCAAGGAGCAAGTGTACAGCCGACATCCAGAGCACAGAGAGATTGATGAACTCATTGAATCAGCTTCTAGCCCTGAAGATCTCTTGAACGTGGGTGAACATCACTCTCTAAATGGGAACCAGGCCTCCGCAGTGGTCATCCAACTCTCCCGACTCGTGGTGGACAAGAAACTAGAAACagagagcatcttgcaggacAGTCGCTTCCAGCAAGTGCTCAACATTCTAAATAGCCAG CTTTCCCGGGTCTGGAATAGCTCTTTGTTGCCCCTCTTGAAGAGCCTCTACCTTCTGGGGCTGGAGAGGAATAAAAGGGAGCTGAGATCGGTGAAGCAGGAGGTGCGCTGGCGGTTAAGACGCTTGAACTTCAGGCAGATTGCTTCCCTGGCAGAGTACATAGCAGCCAGCGAGCACACGGAGGATCAGAGTGAGCTGCTGAGCGATGTGGTGAAGCACCTGGAGCTGCGCTGGACGGAGATTGGGGACACCAGAGCTGTGGTGGCACTGATGAAGAAGGTCGGGCACCACTCGCAGACCCTGATGGACCGGCTGGAGGACAAG GCTTTGGAATTAGCCGAGCAATTCACTGCTGAGGACATTCGGAAAGTGGCGTTGGCTTTAGCGCTCCAGAACCGGCGCTCTGTCCCCCTACTCCGGGCCATTTCCTACCATCTGGTTCAGAAGCACTTTACCCTCAGCACTAGTGTTCTTGTGGACTTGGCCTTTGCATATG GAAAGCTGAATTTCCACCAGACCCAGGTCTTCCAGAAGATGGCATCAGACCTGCACGCCCGCGTGCCCGAGATGGCTCATGGTGATGTGGGGCGCTGCATCAAGTCCttcgcttacctcaagtggctcaaTCTGCCCCTCTTCGAGGCCTTCGCTCAG TACACCTTGGACAATGCCGACAGATTCACCATGCTGCAGCTGTGCAACGTCATCCTGTCTTTCGCCCGCCTGAACTTCCAGCCCAGCAGAAGCGAGAACTACTTTAACATG GTCCATGAGAAGCTTGGTGACCAGCTGGACAGCCTGGACCCGCACCTGCTGACAGATCTGGTGTGGtcactgtgtgtgctgcagcaggCAAAGACTCCCTACCTGCAAAGGGTGCTGGCCCCGCAGTTGTATAGCCAGCTTCTGG CCGACCAGACGCCCAGAGGACAGAACTACAGGCTCAAACTGATGCATATCAATGCTGCTGCCAGGCTGGAGTGCCCGGGCTACCAGGGGCCCTTCCTTCCGCCAGAGGCCCTGAGTGCCACGGAGCCAACCAGGGACACGAATGCCTCTCCGCTACAGAGCagcctgcaggaggtgctgaacAGGGTGGCCAAAGACGAGGTTAACAGGCGGTTCAACGTGCACACCATTTATGGCTGGCAGCTTG ATGCCGAGATGATGCTGAACAGCGACaaccagcctctccccataaaGGACTTTGCTGCCCCCTACCTGCTCCAGTCAGAAGGGACAAAACCCCCACCCCGCGGCACCAGGAG GATCGCTTTCCTGAGGTGGGAGTTCCCAAACTTCAGCAGCAGAAGCAAGGACCTGCTGGGCCGCTTCGCCATGGCCCGACGACACTTGCAAGCCGCTGGATTCTTGATCGTGGAT GTTCCCTACTATGAGTTTCTGGAGCTGAAATCGGAGTGGCAGAAGGAAGCCTACCTCAAGGACAAAATGAACAAAGCCGTGGGGGCAGAGATGGCTAAATGA